A segment of the Geoglobus ahangari genome:
GTTCAGAAGCACGTCTGCATTCTGGCAAAAACAGGGGGAGGGAAGAGCTACACTGCAGGGGTAATAATAGAGGAACTCATCGAGAAGGGGGTTCCTCTGCTGATCATCGACCCCCACGGAGAGTACGCATCGCTCAAGCAGCCCAACGACGTGAAAGAAGAGATGGAGAGGATGGAGGAGTTCGGAATCAGGCCGAAGGGTTACTCCAACATAAGGGTCTACGTTCCTCCCGGCTCACCATTTGTTGATAGAGCGGATAGTGTGATATATCTGGACGGCAGAAACCTCGATGCAGAGGAGATAATAGAGCTGGGGAACATAACCAGCCCCTCGGCGCAGGCCCTCCTCTATCAGGTGATAAGGGAGCTTGATGACTACACCCTCGAGGACATAATGGACAGGGTTGAAGAGATAAAGAACAGCAGCAAGTCGGTCTTGCTTGGTGCTCTGACCAAGATACAGAAGTCCGGCCTCTTCTCCGACAACCCGACACCCATAGACATCCTCCTGCAGAAGGGGAGAGCCGTGATACTCGACATGCGGGGAGTTGATCCAGCATATCAGGATCTGATCGTCGCAAGGATATGCGGAAAGCTCTTCGAGATGAGGAAGAGAGAGGAGATCCCGCCGGGAATGATCGTGATAGAGGAGGCACACAACTTCATCCCGGAGAGGGGGTTCGGAAAGGCTGTCTCCACCCAGATTTTGAGGACGATTGCAAGCGAGGGCAGGAAGTTCGGTCTGGGTTTGATGGTCATCAGCCAGAGGCCGGCGAGGGTTGACAAGAACGTCATAAGCCAGTGCAACACCCAGATAATTCTCCGCCTGACCAACCCCAACGACATAAACGCGGTCAGGAAGGGTGTTGAGGGTCTGA
Coding sequences within it:
- a CDS encoding helicase HerA domain-containing protein, whose amino-acid sequence is MKGEVGRIFGETSAFEFEFVVFNPRDVRRGDYVKVWNDVEGWIVAYVTDVIAKSDVSGEDVLKGRNVEAEVYIAKASVIGKRENGVLKAPRTPFVPGEKVFLAEESLVAEVLGMSDDGVYLGLLGDTSIKVKLDVNSLVQKHVCILAKTGGGKSYTAGVIIEELIEKGVPLLIIDPHGEYASLKQPNDVKEEMERMEEFGIRPKGYSNIRVYVPPGSPFVDRADSVIYLDGRNLDAEEIIELGNITSPSAQALLYQVIRELDDYTLEDIMDRVEEIKNSSKSVLLGALTKIQKSGLFSDNPTPIDILLQKGRAVILDMRGVDPAYQDLIVARICGKLFEMRKREEIPPGMIVIEEAHNFIPERGFGKAVSTQILRTIASEGRKFGLGLMVISQRPARVDKNVISQCNTQIILRLTNPNDINAVRKGVEGLTAEMVEDIKRLPPGNAVIVSPELERPVIVRIRVRKSRHGHAVEIFGEKRGGRKKSKSGGKVERKEKKDGGFLKKIFGG